The genomic segment AGTTGTCTTAGATGTGGCAGAAGACTTTGAAAAGCTGAGCGGAAGAAGATACAGGCTCTTTGATGCCTACAGGCTCGACGATGCTGAGATTGCCCTCGTAATATTAGGCTCTGCGGCAGGCACATCAAAGGATGTTGTTGACAGCCTTAGAGACAAAGACATAAAGGCAGGGCTTCTCAAGCCGAGACTATTCAGGCCATTCCCTTATGAGGAGACTGCCTTGGCACTTAAGCACCTGAAGGCAATTGCGGTCATGGACAGGGCTGATTCATTCGGAGCCTATGGACCTTGCTTTACGGAGATTAGCTCTGCCCTTTATCCAAACGACAAAAGACCTGTGCTTATCAATAAGATATACGGTCTTGGAGGCAGGGACTTTCTTCCAGGGCATGCAGAAGAGACCCTTAGGGAGCTTTATGAGATTGCAAAAGGAGCCCCTATAAAAACCATAAAGGAATACATAGGTGTGAGGCAATAAAAACATGGCAGGTGAGCTTAAGCTAAAGGAGCTTTCGAAGAAACAAGACCTCTTTACGCATGGCCATAGGATGTGTGCGGGGTGTGGTGCACCTACTTTGGTGAAGATGGTTTTGCTTGCCACAGAGTACCCGATTATTGCTTCCAATGCAACTGGCTGTCTTGAGGTCTCGTCCTGTATCTCGGAATACACTGCATGGAAGATACCATGGATACACAGTGCATTTGAGAATGCGGCTGCAACAATCTCAGGCGTGGAGACGATGTATAGGGCACTTAAAAAGAAGGGAAAGATTCAGAGGGATATAAAGTTCATAGCATTTGGTGGAGATGGCGGCACATATGACATAGGGCTTCAGAGCCTTTCGGGTGCAATGGAGCGCGGGCACGACATGCTTTATATCTGCTATGATAACGGTGCATACATGAACACAGGGATTCAACGCTCTTCTGCTACACCTCGTGGTGCAGACACAACGACAAGCCCAGTAGGCTCTGTAATACCGGGAAAGACCCAAAGGAGAAAAGACCTTACACGAATAATGGCCAGCCACAACATCCCATATGCGGCTCAGGCATCCCCAAGCCACTGGCTTGACCTTATGAAAAAGGTAAGAAAGGCACTCGATGCAAATGGCCCTACATTCATGAACATCATTTCGCCCTGTAACAGGGGATGGCGCTCAAAAACAGACGATTCCATTGCCTTAAGCAGACTGGCTGTGGAGACATGTTACTGGCCTCTTTATGAAATAGAAAACGGAGTTACGAAAGTAACCTTTAAGCCAAAGGAGAAAAAACCTCTCGTTGAGTTCCTGAGACCGCAAGGAAGGTTCAAGCACCTCTTTGCTCCTGAAAACGAGGCATTATTGAAACAGTTAGAGGCTGATGTGGATACCGAATGGCAAAGACTTCTTAAGGAGTCGGTAGATAAGGAGAAGAAATGACGAGCTTTGACCTTGTAATGTATGAAAGCGAGTTTAAGCGCATTGACGAGGAACTTCAGAAGCTCCATGTGCAGTCAAATGCGAGGGTCGTTTTCCTTGTGGATAAAAACGGCCAGCTTATAGCATCCGCAGGAGAGTCCCATACGATAGACACAACCTCATTGGCATCCCTTACAGCAGGCAACATTGCGGCAACAGGCGGAATTGCAAGGCTCCTTGGAGAAAGAGAGTTTACGATACTGTTTCACGAGGGCGAAAAGGACAACATCCACATATCCCTTGTAGGGCAGAGGGTTATTCTGGTTGTGATATTCGACCACAGGTCCTCTATAGGACTTGTGAGGCTCAGGGTCAAGAAATCCTCCGAGAACTTAGCAAGGATATTCGATGAGATTGCCGAGAAGGCAGAAAAGGAAAAAACAGAAGGAAGGCTTGCAGAGTCTCCGTTTGCGGAGATTAGCGACGAAGATATAGATAATCTTTTCAAGTAGGTGTGAGATAAGTGTCTTTTATAAACTATTCCTCTCGTGAGATAAACTGTAAGATAGTCTATTACGGTCCGGGTCTTTGCGGAAAGACCACGAACCTTCAATTCATTTACAAGAAAACAAACCCTGAGCAGAAGGGAAAACTCATATCCTTAGCCACCGAGACAGAAAGGACGCTGTTCTTTGACTTTCTTCCACTTTCACTTGGCGATATAAAGGGCTTTAGAATCAGGTTTCACCTTTACACAGTGCCCGGACAGGTCTTCTATGCGGCAAGCCGAAAGCTCATCCTAAAGGGAGTTGACGGGGTCGTCTTTGTAGCAGACAGCCAGGTTGAAAGGCTCGAGGCAAATATGGAGAGCTTAGATGACCTCAAGATAAACCTTGCAGAGCAGGGCTATGAGCTTGCAAAACTTCCATTCACCATGCAATACAACAAAAGGGACCTTCCAAATGTCACTCCAATAGAGACACTGCATAATGCGATTAACCCAAACGGCATCACATCTTACGAGGCTGTAGCAACTACAGGCATTGGGGTCTTTGAGACCCTGAAGGATGTGGCAAAACAGGTCCTCATGGAACTCAAGAAGAATTACTGAAAAATAAAGGTAACCTCGTTGCCCGAACGAGCGGGACTTGTGAGATTATCTTAGGCAGAGTCTTCTTTTGTCAAGGGATTTCTATTAGTAGGGCTCGTTCCCTGAACGAGCCGTTTTGTTACAGACAACATTTTCGGTCTGTTCGGGGAACAGACCCTACAACTCTTAAAGCCGTCTGCTCATAGAGCGGGCTGATGAGGGCATCAGCCCCTACAGGGGAACAGTCCCTACAATTTGAGACTGCTGAAAATATATGATGGCAGAAGTAAATGTCATGCTGAACTTGTTTCAGCATCTATAAAAATCAATAACTTACGAGACCCTGAAACGAGTTCAGGGTGACATAAAGGGACTTTTTCAGGGGTCTCAATTTGATATTATACACCCCTGCCCCTCTTAATAGAGGGGAATGACGAGATAGAGATAGAGATAGAGAGGCAAAGACAGAATGAGATTCTGAAATAAATTCAGAATGACGCCCATCTAATCCCCTCCCCTTGATGGGAGGGGTTAGGGGAGGGTGAACAGAAAAGTCCAATGACCCCTCACCCCAGCCCTCTCCCGCAAGGGGAGGGGGTGAAAGAGGGGGATTTAGAAAAGGTGGAAATGGACATAGTGAAACATTTCATGTGAAATACTTCATGTGAAACATTTCATATTGACTGCTTCCATTTTTTACTGGTATAGTGCGACATATGAGCAAAAAGATCTCAAAAGAAAAAAGGCTGAGGTTCAAGGATTTTACGCAATTCTCATGGATAAGGCAATTTGAACAAAATGAAAAAGATTGAACGCTCTAACGATAAAAATGAAGATAATTCAAGCACTTAGGGAATTCAACTTGAACCTATAAAAAAAGGAGATGGCAACGATTTTTTTGAAAAGAGCCACTGGAAATATTAAAGAATTGTCTGTTATACTTTACACTCTACTTTTTTGGTATAAAAAAGAGCTGATATGAATTTAAATGAACAAGTTGCCATAGTTACAGGAGGCAAAAGAGGCATTGGAAAGGCAATTGCCCTCCTGCTTGCACAAAGGGGTGCAAACATAGCCCTTTTCGATGTTCAAGAAGCAGAAGATACAGTTCAAGAAATCAAAGGACTTGGCGTAAAGGCAATCAGCCTTGATGTCGATGTCTCAAGCCCAGAGGATGTTGCCAGTGCATTTAGCAATGTTATAAAGGAATTCGGAAGAATAGACATGCTCATAAACAATGCAGGCATAACAAGAGACAACCTCATTATAAGGATGAAGGAGGAGGACTGGGACTCTGTAATTAGCATAAACCTGAAAGGAGTTTTCCTTTGCTCAAAAGAGGCAATTAAGGTCATGTCAAAGGCAAGATACGGAAGGATTGTCAACATCTCATCTGTGGTTGCATTTATTGGGAATCCCGGACAGGCAAATTACTCTGCCTCAAAGGCAGGCATAATAGGGCTTACAAAGACGATAGCAAAGGAATATGCCTCAAGAGGTATAACTGCAAATGCGGTTGCCCCTGGCTTTATAACCACTCCTATGACAGATGCCCTTTCGGATGCTGTCAAACAGGAGATGCTTAAGGCAATTCCCGGAGGAAGATTCGGCTCTCCAGAGGAGGTAGCACATGCAGTCGGATTCCTCGTATCCCCTGAGGCAGGCTATATAACAGGTCAGGTAATTCATGTAAACGGAGGCATGTTTATGTAAGGTGTTAGGAATCCCGTTGAGGGTTTTTAATTTATTTAAATAAAAAATGGGAGGTATAAGATGGTTGAAGAAAAGGTCAAGGAGATTATAGCCAAACAGCTTGGCGTCAATTCCTCGGAGGTTATACCAGAGGCATCCTTTGTCGAGGACCTTGGCGCTGATTCCTTAGACACGGTGGAGCTGGTAATGGCATTCGAGGAGGCATTCAATGTGGAGATTCCAGATGAGGATGCCGAAAAAATAGTAAAAGTAAAAGACGCTATAGCCTATATAAAGAACAAGCAGAAGTAATGGTAAAAAGAAGGGTCGTTGTAACAGGCATAGGACTCATATCTCCGCTTGGCATTGGAACCCAAGAGACTTGGGATGCACTTCTTGAAGGGAAATCCGGCATCGGAAAGATAACCCATTTCGATACATCGTTATTTGCCTGTCAGATAGCAGGCGAGGTAAAGGGCTTTAGTCCGGAGGACTTTATCGAGGCAAAAGAAATAAAGAAGATGGACAGGTTTATACACTTTGCAGTAGCAGGAGGAGACATGGCAGTCCGTGACTCTGCTCTTAAGATAACTGAGGACAATGCCGAAAGGGTCGGTGTTATAGTGGGCTCTGGAATAGGCGGGCTTTCGACAATCGAGCACTACCATAGCGTGTTGTTAGAGAAGGGTCCAAGAAGAATCTCTCCATTTTTTATTCCTATGCTGATAATCAATCTTGCCTCGGGTCAGCTCTCCATAAGGAGCGGAGCAAAAGGTCCAAACTCATCTGCAGTCACTGCATGTGCCAGTGGAAGTCATTCGATAGGAGATGCATTCAGGCTCATACAGATGGGGTATGCAGATGCCATGATAGCAGGTGGTGCAGAGGCTGTTATAACACCTCTGGCAATAGGTGGATTTAGTGCCATGAAGGCACTTTCAACAAGAAACCATGAGCCTGAGAGAGCATCCCGACCTTTTGACAAAGACAGGGACGGCTTTGTAATGGGCGAAGGTGCAGGCATAGTCGTGCTTGAAGAGCTTGAGATGGCACAGAGAAGGGGCGCAAGAATCTATGGGGAACTTATAGGCTATGGCATGACCTCTGATGCATACCATATTACATCTCCATCTCCAGACGGAGGTGGAGCAGTAAGATGTATGGCAGAAACCCTCGCTGATGCAGGCATTCCTTCAGATGCAGTGGATTATATTAATGCCCACGGAACAGCCACAAAACAAGGTGATGAGCTTGAGACAATGGCTATTAAAAGGGTCTTTGGAGAGCATGCCTACAGGCTTAAGATTAGCTCTACGAAGTCCATGACAGGGCATCTGCTTGGAGCCTCAGGAGGTGTTGAGGCAGGCATAACACTCCTTAGCATCTATCACGGTATAGTCCCTCCTACCATAAACCTCGATAACCCGGATTCGGAATGCGACTTAGACTATGTTCCACATAATGCCCGAA from the Nitrospirota bacterium genome contains:
- a CDS encoding pyruvate ferredoxin oxidoreductase (catalyzes the formation of acetyl-CoA from pyruvate and coenzyme A) is translated as MAGELKLKELSKKQDLFTHGHRMCAGCGAPTLVKMVLLATEYPIIASNATGCLEVSSCISEYTAWKIPWIHSAFENAAATISGVETMYRALKKKGKIQRDIKFIAFGGDGGTYDIGLQSLSGAMERGHDMLYICYDNGAYMNTGIQRSSATPRGADTTTSPVGSVIPGKTQRRKDLTRIMASHNIPYAAQASPSHWLDLMKKVRKALDANGPTFMNIISPCNRGWRSKTDDSIALSRLAVETCYWPLYEIENGVTKVTFKPKEKKPLVEFLRPQGRFKHLFAPENEALLKQLEADVDTEWQRLLKESVDKEKK
- a CDS encoding roadblock/LC7 domain-containing protein, coding for MTSFDLVMYESEFKRIDEELQKLHVQSNARVVFLVDKNGQLIASAGESHTIDTTSLASLTAGNIAATGGIARLLGEREFTILFHEGEKDNIHISLVGQRVILVVIFDHRSSIGLVRLRVKKSSENLARIFDEIAEKAEKEKTEGRLAESPFAEISDEDIDNLFK
- a CDS encoding GTPase domain-containing protein, yielding MSFINYSSREINCKIVYYGPGLCGKTTNLQFIYKKTNPEQKGKLISLATETERTLFFDFLPLSLGDIKGFRIRFHLYTVPGQVFYAASRKLILKGVDGVVFVADSQVERLEANMESLDDLKINLAEQGYELAKLPFTMQYNKRDLPNVTPIETLHNAINPNGITSYEAVATTGIGVFETLKDVAKQVLMELKKNY
- the fabG gene encoding 3-oxoacyl-[acyl-carrier-protein] reductase, with product MNLNEQVAIVTGGKRGIGKAIALLLAQRGANIALFDVQEAEDTVQEIKGLGVKAISLDVDVSSPEDVASAFSNVIKEFGRIDMLINNAGITRDNLIIRMKEEDWDSVISINLKGVFLCSKEAIKVMSKARYGRIVNISSVVAFIGNPGQANYSASKAGIIGLTKTIAKEYASRGITANAVAPGFITTPMTDALSDAVKQEMLKAIPGGRFGSPEEVAHAVGFLVSPEAGYITGQVIHVNGGMFM
- the acpP gene encoding acyl carrier protein; this translates as MVEEKVKEIIAKQLGVNSSEVIPEASFVEDLGADSLDTVELVMAFEEAFNVEIPDEDAEKIVKVKDAIAYIKNKQK
- the fabF gene encoding beta-ketoacyl-ACP synthase II, with translation MVKRRVVVTGIGLISPLGIGTQETWDALLEGKSGIGKITHFDTSLFACQIAGEVKGFSPEDFIEAKEIKKMDRFIHFAVAGGDMAVRDSALKITEDNAERVGVIVGSGIGGLSTIEHYHSVLLEKGPRRISPFFIPMLIINLASGQLSIRSGAKGPNSSAVTACASGSHSIGDAFRLIQMGYADAMIAGGAEAVITPLAIGGFSAMKALSTRNHEPERASRPFDKDRDGFVMGEGAGIVVLEELEMAQRRGARIYGELIGYGMTSDAYHITSPSPDGGGAVRCMAETLADAGIPSDAVDYINAHGTATKQGDELETMAIKRVFGEHAYRLKISSTKSMTGHLLGASGGVEAGITLLSIYHGIVPPTINLDNPDSECDLDYVPHNARKMTVDCAISNSFGFGGTNACLLFRKFKE